In Oligoflexus sp., the DNA window GAGCATCAAGGGCCTGTCTTTGACCACGGGCCTTCCGCAAAGACTGGACCTGCGGGTTCAGGAACTTCTGGAGATTTTGGACCCCTATATGCTCGCGATCGTTTCCTGCATTGTGGAAGCCTTGGAACAGACGCCCGTCGAGCTGCTCGGTGATATCATGGACCGCGGCATCCGCCTCACGGGTGGCGGAGCCTTGTCGCGGCATGTGCTCCTGGGTCTGGAACGCAATCTTCCTTTGAAATTCATTCCCGTCGCTGAACCCCTGCAGGCCGTGGCTTTGGGCAACCTTTCCATCCTTGCTGATACGACCCTGCAAAGACAGCTCTGTTCATGAGCGTGGCCGGGCAAACTTTGCCTCTTCATGAAAAAAAAGAGGCGCCGATGGACAGTGGGTCACGTAAGGAATAAACATGCGCGTCATCTCCCTCAGCATTCTCCTCTTCAGCATGCTCCTCGGAACCCGCATGTCGGCGGCGCCCATTGCTGTGCAGGGTGGAGTTGATTTGAGTGTGGTCGACTGGCAGGAAGAGCCTATCGTACCCCTCAGCGGAGAATGGCAATTCTATTGGAATCAGCTGCTCACTCCCGATCAGCTGGCGGCCAACGCAGGGAAGCTGACAGGCTACCTGTCGCTGGAAAATCAGTGGTATAAAACCGCGATTCCCGGCGCGGACATAAGCCGTTGGGGAAGCGCCACTTATCATGTGCGCCTTTACTTGAACGAGCCCAAGGAGCTGATGCTCGCCGTCCCCATCCTGAACAGCGCCTCGAGGATATGGATCAACGGGGAACTGATGCAGGATCTTGGAACTGTGTCCTTGACTCAGGAAGGCGGCAGCGCAGGTGTGCGCCCGAACCAGATTCGCTTTTCGGGCCAAAAGGGTGAAAACACCCTGACCCTTCAGATTTCCAATCATCATTTCTGGTACGGTGGATCCTCGCAGCCTTTGCGCATCGGTCTGCCGGATGCCTTGCACAAAGAAGCGCTGCGCGCGACGATTCAGGACGCGCTGAGTTTCGGCTTCATTCTTTTCATGGCTATCTATCACATCTACATTCGTTTCCTTCTGAAGCGCAGCAACGGTGCGCTCTATTTCGGGCTGCTGAGCTTGGCTCTTGCCGTGCGCATGGGATTCGTAGGCGAAGGTCGCATTTTCTACCAGATCTGGCCGGGCGTGCCCATGGAACTGCGTTACCTTGTCGAGTATCTTGGAGTGTCGTGCGGCACGGCCTTCGTCATGGCCTTCTATCGGGAACTTTATCCGCATGAGGCGCCCAGGTTCCTCTATCTGCCGTCTATCTACATCGCGTCGGCCTGGGCCGCCTTCATCGTCGTCGCCCCAGCCCGCTATTATCCAGGCTTTTTGGAGCTCTTCCAGATCATTATCCTTCTCAGCGGCCTGGTTGCGATCTTCACGGCCGTTTGGGCTGCAAAACGTCGCCGGGATGGTTCCCGACTCCTCATGGCCAGCAATCTTCTTTTCTTCGCCACGGTCGCGCATGACATTCTCTATCATCATCGCATTCTGAATTCGGTGCCCTTGATTCATTATGGACTCATGAACCTGATGATCAGCCAGGCTTTGATTCTGGCCCAACGCTTCGCTCGCACATTCGATCGAGCCGAGCGGGCCGAGCATGAAGTCACGAAGCTGAATCAGGGTTTGGAGCAGAAAATTCTGGAGCGCACCGAGCAGATCAACACCATCCTGTCCCATGTCCGCTCGGGCTTTCTCCTCGTCGATCGGAATTCCTATCTGCAGACGGGCTTCACCTCGTCCTGCGAGACGATTTTGAATCGCTCCCTGAAAGTCGGGGTCTTGCTGCCGCAGCAGCTCGGCTTCGGCAATCGCCTTGAAATGCAGTTCATGCTGGCCATTCAGCAGATCTTCGATTCAGACCTGCCGACTGAAGTCGCCATGCAGCAGCTGCCCACGCGCTTTCCGATCGACAGGCGCATGATCGGACTGCAGGCGGCCGCGGTGAAGTCGCGGGAAAAAGGCCAGGTGACGGCCGTGCTGCTCACCATCAATGACGTCACCGATCTGGTCGCGGCCGAGGAAGGTCTGCGCCGCGCGGATATCCTGATTCATATTCTGGAGGATCAGGATGCGTTCCGCATTTTCCTCGCCGATTTCAAAAAGGATCTGGAGGCTGCCGCCCATTCCGTGACGCAAAAGGATGCGGTTGCTCTTCATTCCATCATTCATACGATGAAAGGCAACGCCGCAAGCTTCAATCTGGATGATTGGGTCGCGCGGCTGCATCTGCTCGAAGACAAATCGCCCATCACGCTCGCGGACATCAAGAGCGTCGCGGATCATGTCCGCAGCTTTTTAAAGCAAAGCGAAGGCATACTGCACCTCGACTTTGATCAACCTCTCCGCAGCTCCTTCAGCGTCGACCAAAGCGATCTGAATGCGCTGCGGGAAACCCTGGAGCCGGTCGCTTCGCCTTCGGCGCTGAAACGCCTGGATTCCTGGTCGCGATCCGTCAAGGCCCTGCCTTTGAAGAGTTACACGACCCCTCTGGGCCCCATGGTCCATCGCGTGGCGGAGCAACTGCAGAAGAGCGTGACCCTTGTGGTAGAGGGCGCCGATATCAAGGTTGATAACGGCTTCGCGCCGCTGCTGACAACGCTGCCGCATCTGATTCGCAATGCGCTCGTGCATGGGATCGAGGATCCCGAAGACCGCGGGAACAAACCGGCCCAGGCGACCATAGCTTTACGATTCTTCTCGCTGCCGGACGGTGCCTTGCGAATCGAAATCTCGGACGACGGTCGGGGTTTGGATGTCGAGCAGATCCGTACGCATGCTGTCAGCCACGGGCTTATCCATACGTCCCATCCTTTGAGTGAAAAGGAAACTATGGAGCTTATCTTCCACCCGAACTTCTCGACCGCGGAGCGCGTGACGGAACTGGCAGGACGCGGCATGGGCCTTGCGGCTGTGGCAGCTGCCGTTCAGGAACTGAATGGTCACTATGAAGTTCGGAGTGAAAAGAATCAGGGCTTTCATCTGCAGATCGTCTTGCCACCCCCGCATGCCACGCGCCTCGAACGGGTTGTCTGATCAGGCGCTGGCTGGAAGAGGCTGGCTGTTTCCGTGATGCAATTCTGTGAAATAGAAACAGTTGGCCTGCTCATCATCGCGAATGGTCTGCTGCACCGAATCCACATCAAAGCGTTGGAAGAGAACCTGAAAATTCGGGCTTAGCATGCTGAAGATGCGGGCGTCGATCACCAGCAGATTGCCGGTCAGGACCAGCTGCCTTAAAGCACCCTTGCGCAATTTTTCATAGCGATCCGCCAGGATGATGCCACGGCCGAACATATTGTATTCCACGACGCCGGCCGAAGGATAGTAGGCCTCGACTTCGCCGAAGACGATAGAGATCGAAGCCAAAGGCGGCTTTAAAAAGCCATGGCGCAAGGCTTCGGCGTGAAAATTCTTCGAAAACTGCATCGCCAGTTTCATGGCAAGGTCAGCAGGATTCTCGCCATTCGGCGTTTGGAAAGGAAAGCCGACGCTACAGAAAAAGCCGTCGCCCACTTCCTTGAGACGATAGGCGCTGGCCTGCATCTTCTTTTGATTGTAACCGGCCAGCATATCGCGATAGCAAAGTGCGAAGGTATCATTCAGGAATGCGCGGGCTTTGTTGCGGTCAATCTTCGAACTGCTGATGGTATCGAAGGCGATCACACAGGCCTCGCTTTGGCCCGTGGGCATGGTCTGTTCGAGATTCGAACCGTTTTTAATGAGTTCGATCTGATGCGGATAGATGATCTTTTCGAGCTGGCTGTAGCTATGCGCCTTCGAGGCTTCTTTCTCCACCAGTTTTTTGATGAAGATCTCGCGTTCGGCCGTGGATCTGTTCTGCAGATAGTTGTAGCGCTCCCCCAAGGCCAGCGAGAGAACCAGCCCTTCGATGGCAGCCCCAAGGATCTGCGCCCAGGTCGTGAAAAGGTTGATGGGCAAAAGTCCAGCCGTCTTCAGCGCCATCACCCCTGACGCCATGAGGAGCACGGCCCAGCCGGCCGTGTAGTAGATTGCCGGTCGATAGCCGCGCAGACTGGACCAGATCCCAAGACCGAGAAGCAGGAGCGAGGAGGCAATAGTCAGGAAAACCACGAAAGCGGAATCCAGACGATAGGGCAGAAAGAAGCCGGTCAGAAGACTGCTTGCTACAAAAAGCATCACGATGCGGACCAAACGCGCAAGCTTCGGATGAAAGGCTTCGAGATTCAGAAAATGTGCGGCGAAGCTAAAGGCGAACGTCCAGGCGATCTTCACCGACACATGCAGGCCTTCGTTCCAGTAAAGGACAAGGGCCTCGCTGCTGCCCACCAGGAAGATACGGCTGACGCCGGAAAAAATAATCTGGACGCTGAGGAAGGCGAGAAGATAAATCACATAGTGCAGATAGACTTTGGACTTCATCGAGAAATAGAGGAAGAGGTTGTAGCAGGCCAGGATCAGCAGACTGCCGAGGAGGACGGCGACGAAGACCAGTTCCTTGTTAACCTTATTGAAGTAAGGCATGGGTTCCCAGAGGTCGAATTTACCGCTGACCAGGGCCGAGTTTTTCACCTTGATATAAAGTATATTCTCGCCAGGCTGAAGGCGCAGGCTGAAAACCGGATTGCGACTGTGGGCCACGGCTCCGTCCGACGCGACGCGATCCCCGGCGGTCATGATTTGGATCATCTGACCCTTGTGCTGCAGATGAACAGTGATTTCGTCGGTCAAGACATAGGGATGATCGAGGAGCAGTTGAAAACTTTCATGACTGCGGTTGATGAGGACGGTCCGAATCCATAGGGCGCCTTTTACATAAGGCAGGGATGAGGCATGATCAGACGTGGCTTTCCAGCCGCTCGCGCGCAGGACCTGCGCAAGGTCCATAGCGCCTTCCGTATCAATCTGATACTCGCTTTGATTCCAGATATCGAGAGCGGCCAGCTCGTTCTTCGCAGGCACGACGATGGGTTCCGCGGACAGTCGTGACGCCAGCAGAGTGAGGACGAGCAGCATAATGTTTGTTATTAAGCCCATTTTCCCTCTCGTGCAGGGCGCATCGGCATTCAATGGGGAATCTTAATAACTCAAAGCACTTTTCACCTTTTTTTGAGTTCTTACCTAATGGAATGAACGATCACTCCGCTTGTCATAGTTAAAAACTATTGCTAATTTCATTATCATAGCGAATACCCATTCGATGGAAGGCAATGGAGGGCCTTGCTTTGATGAAGTCATGGATGCGTTTGAAGTATCATCTGGAAGTGGCCATGCCCCTGACGATTGCAATTTTTGCAGCGGTGCTGGCGATCAATGATCTTTTTGCCGGAAAGTATGGATCGGACGAGATCAAGGTCAGCAATATGCGCAACAATTCCTATCAGTGGTATCAGAGCAAAGGCATCAAGAGCACGATCGTCGAAGGCCAGGTGGACCTTCTGCAGGTGCTGTTAGGATCAGGCAGCATCGCGGCGGATAAAAGGGAGGACATGCAGAAGCTGGTGGGGCAGCTGCAGGCCAAAGTGCGAAAATATGAAAGGGAAAAAACCGAGATTCTGATGGGATCCCGGCAAATTCCAGAGGATCAGTGGATCCAACCAACGGATGGAAAGCTCGGACTGATCGTCGGGGCCAAGGAATATGATGGCTATCTGGAATCGCTCGACAGCGCGGGCAACTTTTTTGATATCGCCTCGATGCTGTTTCAGCTCTGCCTCGTGACAGGTTCGGTTGGCATCATCATCAGTCGTCCTGCGATGAAGTGGGCCTTCTTTCAGTTTACTGTTTTCACGGGAGCGGTCGGACTTTTCCTGAGTGCGGGCGGGCTCTGGATGGCGTCTCTGGTTGTGGTTTAACTAATTGATTTTTATTCATTATTGGGAATTTCACCGAAAGGTAAGGTTTCCACGCTCCACTCCTCCGTGCGTTGCACCGAATGCAGTCCGAATGTGCGACCTCATGGAGGAGGAATCTCATGCAAGGATTGTGGCTCACATTGGTTTTTGGTCTGCTGCTGCCCGGCTGCGCCAATGAAAAATTTCGCGATCAGGTCGAGCAAACCCGGACCCAAGCCGTCGATGCCGCCGGTACCAGCGCGGATCAGCCCACAGAAAAAGATGCCGCCGAGGCCACGGCCAGCATGCCTGCTGACGTTACGGAAAGCACCGCGGATGGCGAGAGCAGTCCGATGCCGAAGCCCATCTTTGCCGACTGCGAGACGACTCCTGACCGGCCAATCGTCGGCGATCTCTACCAACTGCATCCTGATACCAAAGCCCTGCCCGATTTCAAGAAGATGAAGGCGATCAAAAAGATCTGCCTGTCCCAGCTTGATATCAAGACGCGGAATTTTTCCGAAGGCTTTCCCGGCGTGGAAAAACTGTTTGAGTGGTTCGCCCTTGATATGCGTTTTGCGGTGAACGTTCCGCGTTCGGGAAAATGGGAATTCAAGCTGGTCGCCGATGATGGCGCCATACTTTATCTGGACCAGGACAAGCTTGTCGACAATGATGGTCAGCATGAAACGCGGGAAAAGACGGGACGCAGCAATCTGTCAGCTGGTGTCCATAATTTCCGTGTGAGTTATTTCCAGGGTCCGCGCTATAATATTGCGCTGGAGCTTTACTGGAAAGGCCCTCAGGATACGGAATTCACCTATATTCCAGCCACCAGCATGATTCGCCCGGACGCGTCCCTTGCGAGCGGCATGGAATAAAAGGCCCCAGGGGCCGGTTTTAGACCGGCTCGACCTTCAGCCCCTGGATCGAATAGATCGGCAGCTCATCCCGATAAAGCAAACCATCCGCCGTCAGCTGATGCCTGGCATCATCCGCATTTCTGATGTCAAGCGCCAGCGTGATCGTCGCCGAGCGTGGTGGGACCTGGCCGCGATAGGTCCAGCTGTGCCGGGAATCCGGACTGATGCGCCAGGACTCGACCTCAGGCCAACGCTCATGGGCGGCCGCCTTCAGCGTTTGAAGAAGAGCTTCAAGACCCAAAGAGCCTGGCATCACAGGATCCTGATAGAAGTGGGCGTCGAAGAACCACTCGTCCGTTCGCACTGTTTTTTTACCGAAGACCCGCTGTGCATCCTTCACTTCAATCGCATCCACCATGAGGATCGGTGAACGCGGCCAACCCTCGCCTTCCGGATAGACTGTGCGGGCTGGATTCACTTCTTTCCAAGGCGCCACATGCCGCAGACCGATCTGCTGCGCCAGAGCCTCGGTCGTGAAGTAACCGAAGCTGGTGGAACCTTCATAAACAGGCCCCTCGGCGTTGCTGACGGCGAAGGTATAATCCTGAATGATCATGGATCCCGAGCGGGCGATCTTGGTGCTCTTCACATGAATATGCAGGGTACCGGATCCCCGGCGCACGCTCTGATAAAGCTTCGCATCCCCCGAGAGGTTGCGGAATGAAAGATCCTGCTCACTCAGTAGCGCCGAGCCCATGTAGGCGGCCATGAATCCGCAGGGCTGCAGCGCGATTTCCAAAAGGACGGCGAAAGGCATGGTGCCGTTCCCTTCGGCCTCCCAGTACCAGGCGTCAGCCGGAGGATCATAGGCGGCCACGAGTTCGGTACCGACATGCTGCTGCATGAGGGGACCTTCCACCCATTCCACCCGATCCAGAAATTGAAAGGGGGGTCGCGGAAGACGGGCAATGCGTCTTTGCTCATCGAAGATTTCATAGGCCGGGCCAAAACAATCCGAAGGTTTGCCGCTGGAAAAGGCCAGGATGTTTTCGTAGGTGTAAGCAGGTGCAGGCGCGTGCTGCTGCCACAGCGCTTCCAGCGACTCGCGGCTCTGGCCCGGAACTTTCAGACAGATATTGGTGATATCCACAATGGGTTTATCATCGGCATACATAAGGGCATCACCGATGACATAAGGTTCAGGTCCGTAACCCATTTCCTTGATCTCGACTTCATAGGTCACCTTCCGCGTGCTCGCCAGCACCTGGCCACGGCACTTGAGCTGCGAAACGATACCAGGGATGGGTTCAAAGCTGAAGCTATCACGCGGACCCACCCAGCCCATGCGCATCAGATATATGCGCAGGGTGTGCAGACAGCATTCATACATCAAAGTCCCGGGCATCACCTCGTCATCAACGAAGTGGCAGGTCAGAAACCAGTCATCGGGGTGAATATCCGCTTCACCGATGATGCGGCCTTTGCCATAGCGTCCGCCGTGAACCTGCAGTTCAGGAATGCGATGCACAAGACGCATATCGCCGCCGGGAAGACGCTTGGGAGCATCGAGCTGAAGTCGCGCGAAGTCCTGACCAAAACAGGCCGCGTAATCGCCCGAACGCAAAGCATCGAGCTGAGCGTCATCGTAGGATGCGTCCGCAACCGGCACCAGAGGTTTATAGCCGCCGGTCCATCGGCCGGCTGCGGGTGTCAGCTGAAGCTGGCTCCGTTTCACCCCGCGACCTTCCGCAAGGGCCTCTTCGGTGAAAAAGCCCGCGCAGCCGTCGGTCATGGTCATCAGAGGCTCGCCGTCGACGGTGGCTTCGAAGTTGAAGTGGAAGAAAAGAGTTCCGCCCTGTTCGAAGAAACGTTTGATGCGAATATGATAACGAACTGTGCTGCCGATGGCGGGCAGACGATTATGAAAACAGACCTTCGCATCGAGGAGTCGATAGACGGCCTGGCCTTTGGTTTTGAAATCAGCGCCCAGCCATGCGGAAAGCATAAGGTCCGCCTGGCCGGATTCGACTGCGATACTGGTCGGCATGCGGCCGTCGTCAAGGTACCAGGCATCGGCGAAGACATCGTGCTCGGTGATCATGAAGCCTTCACCCAGAGAACGCGGTTCACCTTCGATGCTCATCACCCGATGGCAAAGAAGGAGTCGTTCATCGGGCAGGCGGACACGGGTCGGGTAGCTGTCGACTTCGGCGAAGTCGGGGCCGAAAACCGGGGCGATCCTGCCTGCGGCGAATTCCTTGCACGCGGCATAATCGAAGAGTGCCGGGGCTGTGTTGAATGGTTCATGGACCCAGCGAGGGGTGTCGGGGGCTTCCGCTTGCGCGAAGGAAGGAATCGTAGTTTTTTGCAGAAGGTTTTGCAGGAGCGCATCGCCTTCGACCCTATAGCGAAGGAAGCTCTCGTGACTGGCCGCGACCTGTTTTTGATGATCGAGAAGCTGCTGCCAAAGAGCGGACGGGGCCGGCGCATGCGACGGCTGATAGTCTGCAGCGTTGCTATCGGTCAGCGCGTGGGGCTGAAATTCCGCCACGTCTGTATCAGGGGGCGGGAGGGGCGGCTGATATCCCGTTTCACCCAGTCTCACCTCAAGATCACGCCGTTCAATCACAAGACCCGGTTTTTGCGGCAGCTGCTTCATGCGCAGCGGAGCCCCCTTGCGCAGAAGGCGCAAGGTTCCCAGCTGCTGATCACTGCCGACAATTCTCCATTCCTGACTGGCTTCCGAGCGCCACGCGGGATTTTGCAGTTCCTCAATGACATCAAGAAGCGCCGTCGCGCTGCCTCGATAGTTTGCAACGCGCGGGGCTTGGGAGGATGCTCCGGGCTGCCGTGCGTGAAGATGCACGCTTTCAATTTCCGCAAGAACGGGAAGTCCCTGGGAAGCTGCCCATTCGGCATCAGCCAGCACCATGGCGGCGACGCTATCGACAGCGACATCCATTTGTATTTCACCAAGCTTTTGTCGCAGGGCAAGCTGCGCACGCCCCCGGGCACTGCCGGGCATATCAACCGCAAAAACCAAAGCCGCCGGCGTTTCTCCACGAGCGACCGCGGATTGAGCCAAATCCAGGGCTTTCAGGCCGGAGTTTTCCATGGCCGAAACGGTGAAGGAAGGCCCACCCAAACGCGCTTCGCGGGCAATGCGGGACGCCACGATACTGCCGAGCGCTCCGATCACACGATCCGCATTCAAAGGCGGGATCAGGGCATTGGCGGCAGCGGCGTCACCGTCAGCCTGCAGCGCCCAGCGGCAGGCGTAAAGATTGGTGACGGGATCAAGTTCCAATCCAACCACGCAGGCCATCTTTTGCAGGATGGCATCATCCCACTCGGGAAGATCGAGTTTGCGCAGAGCCAAAAGACTGTATAGCTGCTGCGGAAGGATCTCGTTCAACTCGGTCGGCGGAATGCGGAAGAGTCCATAGGGAATCGCCGCCCGCGCGAAGGCGTCTGCGGCGACAGCGTCCGCTTCCTCGGGAAAATGTTCAAACGTGAAATCGCTTGCATCCAGCTGCGCGGCGGCAATGATCGCCACTTTTCGCAAGCCAGGGGTGGCAGCGGGTTGCGTTGCGTAGGAGTGACCATCAACCGCTTTTTCCAGGAGAAGATGCGCATTGATTCCGCCGAATCCAAAGCCACTGATGGCTGCACGTCGAAGGCCATTGTCAGCTTGCCATTGTTCTGGATTCTGCAGCACGCGAAAATGCGGCCGCTCTTTATTCCAGCTGGCGGGAAGTTTTTCAAAGTTCGCGGTAGGCGGCAAAACACCTTCCTGCATGGCCATCAGAATCTTCGCCAGCCCTGCGGCGCCGGCTGCCGTTAGCATATGACCCACGTTGGGTTTGACAGAGCCGAGCACGCAGTGCGCATTCAAGGGAGCATCAGACCAGAGCTGCAGCAGAGTTTCCCACTCCGTCTTGTCACCCAAGGGTGTGCCGGTCGCGTGACATTCAATCATCTGCACATCCTGCGGCTGCCATCCGGCTTCGGCATAAGCCGCCTGCATTGCGCGCAGCTGACCTTCCGTGGATGGTGCCATCAAACGACCTTCACGATCATTGGACAAGCCCGCACCGCGAATGACTGCCCAGATATGATCACCATGCTGGATCGCATCGTCGAGTCGCTTCAGAACGAAAATGCCGGCGCCCTCGCCCACCATAAGGCCGTCCGCTTTTTCATCAAAAGCATGGCACAGCCCTTTGCGGGAGAGAGCCTGGAGCGCTGTGAATCCGACCTGCGTATAAAGGCTATCCGGCCGACTGAGACCTCCGGCCAGCACGCAATCCATCTGCCGTGATTCCAGAGCATCACACGCGAGTTTGATCGCATAAAGCGAAGACGCACAGGCGGCATCAAGGGTAAAGGATTCTCCGCCCAAACCAAGGGCACGCGCGAGCACGGATGCGGGTAAAGCCGCGGGGGAAAGATTCCAGCTTTGAGATGCAGCCTTCGCATCGGAGGTCCGCATTTTTCCGCGCAGCCAATCCGCGGCCATCGCTGCGGAACTGGCGGTCGGCAGGGCAATATTCCCAAGGATGACCGCGCAGCGCTGTCGATCGAGGTTTTGATGCCGTGATCCAAAGAAGGCATCGCGTCCGGCTCCCAAGGCAAGGTGAAAGAGCGGATCCAGAGCCTGCATGACCTCCGCATCTATTTCCAAACCCACAGACGATTCCGTTTGCTGCTCCAGCGCGTAAACGCGATCGTGCGTAATACGATCCTCGGGATGCTGCTGGAAATATGCGGCGGGCAAAGGCCAGCGGCCTTCGGCCACGGGGCGACCCAAATCACGACTATCCACGATATGCTGCCAGAATTCTTGAGCGGTGCGCGCTCCCGGCAGACGAAGACCCATGCTGACTATGGCGATCGACATTATATGGCTCCGATTCCAGGCTCAGTGGAGCCCAGTTTGGTCTGGCGAAAGGCCTGTGAAAGTCCGGCATCGAGCACGGCTTCCACATCACGGAAATGCATGACCACTTCATCATGTTCATTGATCAGATCCGCATCGGCTATCAAACGCAAGGCGTCTGCGCGGCGAACCCTCAGCTGCAGGCGGCATTTTCCCTGCAAAGGCTGCAGGATCTCCAGCCATCCGACCTGGGCTGGCAGACAGGGTTTGCCTTGCTGCAGGGTGGACCATATGATCGCCGCCTGAAAAACAGCATCCACGACTTCCCCGGAAATCAGCCACGACGCAGGAAGGCCAACGCGCGCCCATTCCGCAGGTTTATGCCCCAAAGCAAGCGTGGCATCCACGCCTTGAGGCGCACAGCTTTGCAGACTTTCAATCAGGTGCAGATCGTCACCGTGGAACAGAATCTCGGGATAGGGATTCAGCCCCTGATAAAGGGTATCGGCCGGCAAAGGCGCGGCTGCGGGGATGGCGTCCTGATTGTCACGCGCACCCATGTGCACCTGGACTTTGGCATGACGCAATTTTTTATGCTGCGAGGAACGGCTGCAGAGAACGATTTCAAGCGACAGTTGCCCGACCGGAGAGACCAGTTCAATCCAAACCGGAAGGCTTTGATCAGCATCCAGAACGATGCCCTTCCAAACTTTAAAATCGCGAAGCTGAAGGATGCCGAGCTGCGGCTCCAGATTCTGAGCTGCCGCGGCCATCCATTCCAAAAGCAAAGCCGCAGGGACGACCGCCCGTTGTTTGATAATATGATCCAGCAGAACGGGCACGGACTCGATGCTGATCGTAAAGCTGGCCAGCGGCTGAGGTGCATGTTCCAGTTTGCCGAGCGTTTCACCATGGGCCAGGACCACGAGTTCATGAACGCTATCCTGAGGATGGGCTATCGCACGATGCACAAGCGCGGCGCCGGCTTCAAGGGGAATGGTGGCCACGCCTTCCGCCGCGAATATTTTCTTCAGGCCATCATTCACCATACCGCCGGACCAGGGGCCCCAATTGAAGGCGAGTCCATGACAGGCCGAATACTGCGTGCTGAGATACTGGGCGAATTTATTGAGGGCTTCGTTCGCGACACCATAGGCCACCTGCCCTTTCCGTCCCAGGCGCGCGGTGGAGGACGAGAAGAGCAGGGCCCAGCGGAGGCCTTTTTTCGCGCATTCCTCGATATACGGCAGGACGCGGAGTTTGGTGTCGAGCACTTCGAAAAACTCTTCGTCCTTCTGATCCAAAATCCACTTATCACGAATAACACCTGCGCCGTGAATCACGCCCACGGGATGACCGTGATTCTGCCACAGATTTTGAA includes these proteins:
- a CDS encoding beta-ketoacyl synthase N-terminal-like domain-containing protein, yielding MSIAIVSMGLRLPGARTAQEFWQHIVDSRDLGRPVAEGRWPLPAAYFQQHPEDRITHDRVYALEQQTESSVGLEIDAEVMQALDPLFHLALGAGRDAFFGSRHQNLDRQRCAVILGNIALPTASSAAMAADWLRGKMRTSDAKAASQSWNLSPAALPASVLARALGLGGESFTLDAACASSLYAIKLACDALESRQMDCVLAGGLSRPDSLYTQVGFTALQALSRKGLCHAFDEKADGLMVGEGAGIFVLKRLDDAIQHGDHIWAVIRGAGLSNDREGRLMAPSTEGQLRAMQAAYAEAGWQPQDVQMIECHATGTPLGDKTEWETLLQLWSDAPLNAHCVLGSVKPNVGHMLTAAGAAGLAKILMAMQEGVLPPTANFEKLPASWNKERPHFRVLQNPEQWQADNGLRRAAISGFGFGGINAHLLLEKAVDGHSYATQPAATPGLRKVAIIAAAQLDASDFTFEHFPEEADAVAADAFARAAIPYGLFRIPPTELNEILPQQLYSLLALRKLDLPEWDDAILQKMACVVGLELDPVTNLYACRWALQADGDAAAANALIPPLNADRVIGALGSIVASRIAREARLGGPSFTVSAMENSGLKALDLAQSAVARGETPAALVFAVDMPGSARGRAQLALRQKLGEIQMDVAVDSVAAMVLADAEWAASQGLPVLAEIESVHLHARQPGASSQAPRVANYRGSATALLDVIEELQNPAWRSEASQEWRIVGSDQQLGTLRLLRKGAPLRMKQLPQKPGLVIERRDLEVRLGETGYQPPLPPPDTDVAEFQPHALTDSNAADYQPSHAPAPSALWQQLLDHQKQVAASHESFLRYRVEGDALLQNLLQKTTIPSFAQAEAPDTPRWVHEPFNTAPALFDYAACKEFAAGRIAPVFGPDFAEVDSYPTRVRLPDERLLLCHRVMSIEGEPRSLGEGFMITEHDVFADAWYLDDGRMPTSIAVESGQADLMLSAWLGADFKTKGQAVYRLLDAKVCFHNRLPAIGSTVRYHIRIKRFFEQGGTLFFHFNFEATVDGEPLMTMTDGCAGFFTEEALAEGRGVKRSQLQLTPAAGRWTGGYKPLVPVADASYDDAQLDALRSGDYAACFGQDFARLQLDAPKRLPGGDMRLVHRIPELQVHGGRYGKGRIIGEADIHPDDWFLTCHFVDDEVMPGTLMYECCLHTLRIYLMRMGWVGPRDSFSFEPIPGIVSQLKCRGQVLASTRKVTYEVEIKEMGYGPEPYVIGDALMYADDKPIVDITNICLKVPGQSRESLEALWQQHAPAPAYTYENILAFSSGKPSDCFGPAYEIFDEQRRIARLPRPPFQFLDRVEWVEGPLMQQHVGTELVAAYDPPADAWYWEAEGNGTMPFAVLLEIALQPCGFMAAYMGSALLSEQDLSFRNLSGDAKLYQSVRRGSGTLHIHVKSTKIARSGSMIIQDYTFAVSNAEGPVYEGSTSFGYFTTEALAQQIGLRHVAPWKEVNPARTVYPEGEGWPRSPILMVDAIEVKDAQRVFGKKTVRTDEWFFDAHFYQDPVMPGSLGLEALLQTLKAAAHERWPEVESWRISPDSRHSWTYRGQVPPRSATITLALDIRNADDARHQLTADGLLYRDELPIYSIQGLKVEPV